AACTCGGCGAGCGCGCGGCCGAACTGCCGGCGGCCCTTGACGTAGTCGGCGGTCAGGTCGCGGGCGCCGGCGAGCACGCCGGCAGCGGTGACGGCGAGACCCGCCCGGGCCAGGTCGCGCAGCCGGGCGGCGGCACCGTCGGCGAGCGGGTCGGCGGGAGCGCCGTCCAGGACGACGGTGTGCTGCGGCGTCGCACTCGACGCGCTCGCGGGCAGCAGGGTGACACCGGGACCGGCGGGATCGACGAGGACGACGACCTCGCCCCCGTCACCGTCCCGCGCGACCACGAGCAGACGCTCGGCGCGGTCGGCGAAGGTCACCGCCAGCTTGCGCCCGCTGACCGCGCCGTCGGCGTACGTCGCCTCGCCCTGCAGCGCAGATGTCATGACCAGCTCGCCGGCGGCGACGCCGGGCAGCAGCTCCTCGCGCTGGGCGTCGGTGCCGTGGCCGGCGAGGGTCAGCGCGCCGCAGCACAGCGTCTCCCACACCGGGACCTGCACGGCCCGGCGTCCGCTCTCGCGCAACAGCACCGCGACCGCGTCGAGGCCGAGGCCCTCGCCTCCGTACTCCTCGGGGACGGGGAGCGAGGTCAGCCCCGCGGCGGCCCAGGCGGACCACTCGCGGGCGTCGGACTCGCGCTCCAGGACCTCGCCGACGACGGCGCGGACTGCGTTGATCGCCTCTGCATCCACAGCGAAACTGTAACGTGTTCTAGTGTTGGCCGCATGGGGGCCGTCTCACTCGTCGATGTCGCACGCCGCCGTGTCCGGCTGCCGCCGACCGCGATCCCTCCGGGACGGATGGTGGAGCTGCCCGGCCGGGGCGGGGCGACCTATGTCACCGACACGCCCGGCCCCCACCCCGCGGCGCCCGCCATCGTGCTGCTGCACGCGCTGGGCACGACCGGCCTGCTCACGTGGTTCCCGGCGATCGAACCGCTCTCCCGGCGGTTCCGCGTCGTCACTCTCGACCAGCGCTGGCACGGCCGCGGCATCCAGAGCGAGACGTTCAGCCTGGTCGACTGCGCCGACGACGTGGCCGCCCTGATCGAGCTCCTCGACCTGACGGAGGTGATCGTCGGCGGCTACTCGATGGGCTCGATCGTGGCGCAGCGGGTCTGGCGCCAGCACCCCGAGAAGGTGCACGGACTGGTGCTCGGCGCCACGACCGACCGGTTCCAGCTCACCCCCGCCGAACGGGGGTTCTTCCTCGGGATGGGCAGCACGATGCTCGCCCTGCGCGGCGTGTCGCGGTCCCGCACCGCACTCCGGGCCGCCCGGGCCGCGGCCCGCGGAGTCGACCTCGAACCGTCGGACCTGCACGCGTGGGCGTTGCGGGAGTTCCGCTCGACCAGCCCCTGGGCGGTCGGGCAGGCGCTGGCCGCGCTCGGCCGGCACCACTCGCGACCGTGGCTCTCGCGGATCGACGTACCGACCGCGGTCGTCGCGATGATGCGCGACCGGGTGATCCCGACGTCGCGACAGCTCGCGCTCGCTCGCGCGATCCCCGGTGCGACCGTGCACGAGGTCGACGACGGGCACGCGGGGTGCGTGCTCGGCGCCGAGAGGTTCGTGCCGCGCTTCGTCGAGGCGGCCGCGACCGTCAACGCGCGGCGTCGGGACCTCCCGAGGCGTCCACAGCCGCGGTGAGCCGCGCCAGCTCAGCCGGGAAGTGGCGCACCAGCGCGTCGGTCTCGGGCATCGACTCGCGGCAGGCGATCGCGCCGACGTGCATCTGACCGGCGTTCGACATCACCGTGACGTTGAGCCCGGCACCGTGGAAGACCGGGCCGAGCGGACACAGCGCGTCGATCCGGGCACCCATGAAGTAGAGCGGGATCGGCGGTCCGGGCACGTTGGAGATCACCAGGTTGTGCACGACCGGGTGCTTCTCGGCCAGACGCAGGTTGGCATAGGCGCGCACCGCGAGGCCGAAGGTCCGAGGCGCCGCGAACTCCGCCCAGTCCTGCAGCGCGTCGGCACTGATCGCGTTGTGGTGCTCCTTGGCGTGCAGGTTGCGCTCGGCGAGCATCCGCAGCCGCTCCAGCGGGTCGGCGATATCGGTCCCGAGCTTGGTGAACAGCGCGGAGACCTTGTTGGCGCCGGTTGCGCGCCGTGAGCTGTCGCGCACGCTGACCGGAACGGTGGCCAGCAGCGACGCCTCGGGCAGCTCGTCGCGCTCGGCGAGATAGGCGCGCAGGGCGCCGCCGGCGACGGCGAGCACGACGTCGTTGACGGTCGTCCCGGTCACCTTCTTGAGCCGGCGGATCTCCTCGAGGTCGAGGTCGGCCATCGCGATCGAGCGGTGCGAGGTGATGGTGCCGTTGAACGAGGTCCGCGGCGCGGAGAAGGGCGCCGCCATCGCCGTCCCCTGCCGGGCTCGGCCGATGCTCCTGGTGATCAGCTGCGCCGACGGCTTGAGCACCTTGACCAGCGTGACCGGCCGGGCCGCCGTACCGACGACGGCACGGCCGAGGAGCTCGCCCCGGCCCGGATCGCGCGGATGCGTCTGCTGCTCGACGACCATCGGCGGCGCGTCGGGCTCCAGGGAGCACAGGTGGGAGATCAGGTTCGACCCGGACACGCCGTCGACCGTGGCGTGGTGCATCTTGGCGAAGACGACGACCTTCTCCTCGCCCTCGTCGGTGCGGTAGCCCTCGACCACCCACATCTCCCACAGGGGGCGCGACCGGTCGAGCGGCAGCGAGGCGAGGTGGGCGCACAGGTCCATCAGCTCCGCATAGCCGCCCGGCGTCGGCAGTCCCAGGCGGTGGACGTGGCGCTCGATGTCGAAGGCCTGGTCGCGCACCCAGACCGGGTGGTCGAGGCCGAGCGGGACACCGCGCACCTTGCGGGTGAAGGCGGGCACGTCGCGGACCCGGAGGTCGATCTCGCGCTGCAGCGTGGCGAAGGAGTAGGGCCCGGTCATGGTGGCCGGGTCCAGCACCATCACCGCACACACGTGCATCAACTGGGCGGGCGTCTCCAGGTAGAGGAAGCTCGCATCCAGTCCCGACAGCCGATCCATCCGCCAACCCCCATGGAAAACTAGAACGAGTACCAGTTTCTCACAACGAGCCGGATACCCTCGCGTCATGGGATTCGCACGTCGCCAGCTCGTCACGGCGGCGCTGACCGCCAACGCCATCCGCCCGCTCCCCGGCTTCCGAACCGGGATCCCCGCCTTCTTCGCCGGCTGGCTCACCGGCGAGCTCGCCCCCCAGGTCCTGGGACTCACGGCCGCGGACGCGCTCGCGCACAGCCGCGGGACACGGCGCGACCCGCGAGGACTCGCCCTGGCCGCCCTGTCCTCCGCCGGGCTGGCCTTCCTGATAGCCCAGAGCCGTCGGGCCGTCATCGATGCCGAGGACGCACTGGTCGAGGGCCTCGGCGTCGACTACGTCGAGCAACTCGACGCGAAGCCCACGCCGGCCGAGCTGGCCACCCCCTGGCGGCGGATCGCCAACCCCTTCGCCTTCCGGGCCGCGGCGCGCAGGGCGGGCGTCGAGGTGCACCGCGACATCCCCTTCGCGCCGTACGGGCGGCGGGGGCTGCTCGACGTCTACACCTCCGAGGTCACCCCCGCCGCCGGGGCGCCGGTGCTGCTCCAGGTGCACGGCGGCGGGTGGACGATCGGCAACAAGGACCAGCAGGGCCTGCCCCTCATGCAGCACCTGGCCGCCAAGGGCTGGGTCTGCGTCGCGATCAACTACCGCCTCGCGCCCCGTGACCCGTGGCCGGCACAGATCGTCGACGTGAAGGCCGCGATCGCATGGATCAAGGCCCATATCACCGAGTACGGCGGCGATCCCGACTATCTCGCGATCACCGGCGGCTCCGCGGGCGGCCACCTCACCGCCCTCGCCGCGGTGACGCCGAACGCGCCGGAGTTCCAGCCCGGCTTCGAGTCCGCTGACACCAGCGTCCAGGCGGCCGTCCCCTACTACGGCGTCTACGATCTGGCCGGTGCCAGCGGCCTGCGCACCGCCGAGCTGATGCGGGACAAGTTCCTCGCTCCCCTCGTGTTCAAGCGCTCGCCGCGCTCGGAGCGCACCGTCTTCGAACAGGCCAGTCCGCTGCTGCGCGTGACTCCCGAGGCTCCCGACTTCTTCGTCATCCACGGGTCGCGCGACACCCTGGTCGACCCGGGACAGGCCCGCGCCTTCGTCGCGGCGCTGCGCTCGACATCGAGGCGGACGGTGACCTATGCCGAGCTGCCGGGCGCCCAGCACGCCTTCGACATCTTCCCCTCGATCCGCTCCCAGCACCTGGTCCGCGCCACCGACCGGTTCCTGCACTGGCACTGGAACAGGTGGCGGCGAGCGCAGTCGTCCACAGGCGCGGATGAAGCGCTGGCGTGAGAGCCGAGCGCGGCCTAGGGTCGCCGTACCCGTCCACCTCGGAGGAACGATGCCCACGCCGAATCCCGACCTCGAGCTCCGCGTCGAGCGCAACACCAACGACGTCGTCGCGCTCTACGGCCTGCTGACCGAGCAGGGCCGCAGGATCGCCGTGATCGAAGACAAGATCACCGTGATCGAGAACAAGATCACCGTGATCGAAGACAAGATCACCGTGATCGAAGACAAGATCACCGTGATCGAAGACAAGATCACCGTGATCGAAGACAAGATCACCGTGATCGAAGACAAGATCACCGTGATCGAAGACAAGATCACCGTGATCGAAGACAAGGTCACCTCGATCGACAAGACCCTCGTCGAGCACGGCCGACAGCTCGCCGAGATCCTGAAGCGTCTGCCACCGGCGGCCTGACCGGGCCCAGCACGTGCTCGGCCCGCACCCAGCGACATTCAGCGCGGCAGGCCGAGGATCCGCTCGCCGGCGACATTGCGCAGGATCTGCGTCGTCCCGCCGGCGATGGAGAGGCAGCGGGTGTTGAGCTGCTCCCAGACGTCGGCGGTCAGCGGGTCGCCGGACTCCTTGGCGAGGGCGCCGAGCAGGGCGAGGTCATCCCCCTGGAGCCGGACCACGAGCTCGGAGGAGTCCTGACGACTGCGGACGCCGAGCAGCTTGGCGACGCTCGACTCGGCTCCGGGGCCGTGGCCGCCCAGGGCACGCAGCGTGGTGCGGACGCCGAGCAGCGCACAGACGGTGGCGAGGGCGACCTGGTGACCGACCGCGACCCGCTCGACCGGACCGAGGTCGCGGGTGGCGGCCAGCTCGACGGCCCGCTCGACGCTCTTGGTCAGCCGGGCGCTCGCCATCGCGACGCGCTCGTTGGCGAGCGTCGTGCGGGCCAGCCGCCAGCCGTCGCCCGGCTCGGCGACGACGCACTCGTCGGGAACGAAGACGTCGTCGAGGAAGACCTCGTTGAACAGCGCCTCACCGGTGATCTCGCGCAGCGGGCGCACCTCGATGCCCGCGGAGCGCATGTCGACGAGGAAGTAGGTGATCCCCTTGTGCTGCGGCACGTCGGCGTCGGTGCGGGCCAGACAGATCCCCCAGTCGGCGCGCTCGGCCACCGACGTCCACACCTTCTGGCCGGTCAGCGACCAGCCGCCCTCGACCCGGACCGCGCGGGTGCGCAGTGAGGCGAGGTCGGACCCCGAACCCGGCTCGGAGAACAGCTGGCACCAGGTGAGCTCGCCCAGCAGCGAGGCCCGGACG
This region of Nocardioides sp. L-11A genomic DNA includes:
- a CDS encoding wax ester/triacylglycerol synthase family O-acyltransferase; the protein is MDRLSGLDASFLYLETPAQLMHVCAVMVLDPATMTGPYSFATLQREIDLRVRDVPAFTRKVRGVPLGLDHPVWVRDQAFDIERHVHRLGLPTPGGYAELMDLCAHLASLPLDRSRPLWEMWVVEGYRTDEGEEKVVVFAKMHHATVDGVSGSNLISHLCSLEPDAPPMVVEQQTHPRDPGRGELLGRAVVGTAARPVTLVKVLKPSAQLITRSIGRARQGTAMAAPFSAPRTSFNGTITSHRSIAMADLDLEEIRRLKKVTGTTVNDVVLAVAGGALRAYLAERDELPEASLLATVPVSVRDSSRRATGANKVSALFTKLGTDIADPLERLRMLAERNLHAKEHHNAISADALQDWAEFAAPRTFGLAVRAYANLRLAEKHPVVHNLVISNVPGPPIPLYFMGARIDALCPLGPVFHGAGLNVTVMSNAGQMHVGAIACRESMPETDALVRHFPAELARLTAAVDASGGPDAAR
- a CDS encoding alpha/beta hydrolase is translated as MGFARRQLVTAALTANAIRPLPGFRTGIPAFFAGWLTGELAPQVLGLTAADALAHSRGTRRDPRGLALAALSSAGLAFLIAQSRRAVIDAEDALVEGLGVDYVEQLDAKPTPAELATPWRRIANPFAFRAAARRAGVEVHRDIPFAPYGRRGLLDVYTSEVTPAAGAPVLLQVHGGGWTIGNKDQQGLPLMQHLAAKGWVCVAINYRLAPRDPWPAQIVDVKAAIAWIKAHITEYGGDPDYLAITGGSAGGHLTALAAVTPNAPEFQPGFESADTSVQAAVPYYGVYDLAGASGLRTAELMRDKFLAPLVFKRSPRSERTVFEQASPLLRVTPEAPDFFVIHGSRDTLVDPGQARAFVAALRSTSRRTVTYAELPGAQHAFDIFPSIRSQHLVRATDRFLHWHWNRWRRAQSSTGADEALA
- a CDS encoding alpha/beta hydrolase; its protein translation is MGAVSLVDVARRRVRLPPTAIPPGRMVELPGRGGATYVTDTPGPHPAAPAIVLLHALGTTGLLTWFPAIEPLSRRFRVVTLDQRWHGRGIQSETFSLVDCADDVAALIELLDLTEVIVGGYSMGSIVAQRVWRQHPEKVHGLVLGATTDRFQLTPAERGFFLGMGSTMLALRGVSRSRTALRAARAAARGVDLEPSDLHAWALREFRSTSPWAVGQALAALGRHHSRPWLSRIDVPTAVVAMMRDRVIPTSRQLALARAIPGATVHEVDDGHAGCVLGAERFVPRFVEAAATVNARRRDLPRRPQPR